A region from the Gossypium hirsutum isolate 1008001.06 chromosome A08, Gossypium_hirsutum_v2.1, whole genome shotgun sequence genome encodes:
- the LOC107940393 gene encoding protein REVEILLE 5, translating into MVSVNPNPAQGFYFFDPMNMGLPGVNSAPPANKVAPPLHVPPPPATSGAGNTTVYPEDPSKKIRKPYTITKSRESWTEQEHEKFLEALQLFDRDWKKIEAFVGSKTVIQIRSHAQKYFLKVQKNGTSEHVPPPRPKRKAAHPYPQKAPKTASVVPQVAGPYQSSSALHEPGYTYRRDSSSTPGNPVATASLSSWSYNSVPPVTVSQVTKDDAVLAGPTIVHNSCYSSSSESTPRTWSFGETIDRGDQWKQSRVLPDFAEVYSFIGSVFDPGTSGHLQKLKQMDPINLETVLLLMRNLSVNLASPDFEDHRRLLSTYDAGSEGIKLGSPYNDVHTRKSASAVPTA; encoded by the exons ATGGTGTCCGTGAACCCCAACCCAGCTCAAGGTTTTTACTTCTTCGATCCGATGAATATGGGTCTTCCTGGTGTTAATTCAGCCCCGCCTGCCAATAAGGTGGCGCCGCCGCTTCATGTTCCACCTCCTCCTGCCACCTCCGGTGCTGGTAATACTACAGTGTATCCGGAGGATCCCAGTAAGAAAATCCGAAAGCCTTACACTATTACCAAGTCTAGAGAGAGCTGGACTGAGCAGGAGCACGAGAAGTTTCTCGAAGCTCTTCAATT ATTTGATCGTGATTGGAAAAAGATTGAAGCTTTTGTCGGGTCAAAGACAGTGATCCAG ATCCGTAGTCATGCACAGAAGTATTTTCTAAAGGTTCAGAAAAATGGGACAAGTGAACATGTACCTCCCCCTCGACCAAAAAGGAAAGCAGCTCATCCATACCCGCAAAAAGCTCCCAAAACTG CTTCTGTTGTACCCCAAGTTGCTGGACCATATCAATCTTCATCTGCTTTGCATGAACCTGGTTATACATACAGACGAGATTCATCATCAACACCTGGAAATCCAGTTGCCACTGCATCTTTGTCTTCCTGGAGTTACAACTCTGTGCCGCCTGTCACTGTGTCTCAAGTGACTAAAG ATGATGCAGTGTTAGCTGGACCAACTATTGTGCATAATTCTTGTTACAGTAGCAGTAGTGAAAGTACTCCCAGAACTTGGTCATTTGGTGAAACAATTGATAGAGGAGATCAGTGGAAGCAATCTAGAG TTTTGCCAGATTTTGCTGAGGTGTACAGCTTCATTGGCAGTGTCTTTGATCCTGGTACAAGTGGGCACTTGCAGAAGTTGAAGCAGATGGACCCAATAAATTTGGAAACT GTATTATTGTTAATGAGAAATCTCTCCGTCAATTTGGCGAGCCCTGATTTTGAGGATCAT AGAAGGTTGCTTTCAACATATGATGCAGGGTCCGAGGGTATCAAACTCGGTAGTCCATACAATGATGTTCACACTCGGAAATCAGCAAGTGCAGTTCCAACAGCATGA